TGGGCGGGAACCGAGCGTCACTACGTCTCCGATCTCACAAGATGTTAAGGAGCAGGTGCCTACTGCGGTGCCTAACTCGCCTTATAAGGAGCTCGCAGATCAACGCAAATGGGGGGAGTTGGTCGCATCTCTGGAACCGGCTCTCTCTAATGGAGCAACACCGGAGGCGCAGTTGTGGTGGGTTCGTGCCCACCTGGGCGCATTATCCATGCCGGCATCCCTCCTAATAGCACCTTTTGAAGCCCTGCTGCGAGAATTAAAGGGGAGTGAATTAAGCTTAGAGCTCGGCTCCATTTTAAAGGAGACCGGCCTTCTTATGTTGCAGAGGATTCAACAGGTCGGAGATAGCGCGCAGATCGCAGCGCTGCGTCGTGCCCTGATAGAGAACGGGCTACTGGAGGCAACGAGCAAGCATAATCACAGGATTAGTTGGCAGGTGCTTCCCGAGCAGAATGGAGACAGGGCTGCGGTATCTGACCTGTCAAATCAGGTAGCTTCTCAAGTTTCCTCTCAGTCGTCTCCACTAGCAATCAAAAGGGCGCCCCGCATTAATAAGCGCACAGCGATTAGCGTCGGAGTTGTAGCGGTATTACTCTTGCTAATACTGCTACTACTGATACTAGCGCCCCATTTCTTATACCTTACGGCGTCAACCGAGGCGGCTTACGAATCCTTCGTGCATGAGCCCGGAATCGCCGAGCAGGTTATACCGGCCCCAGAGGGTCGAAACCATCTCGGTAGCCTGAGTGCTCTGTTCTACTCAATCAAGGAGCAGGAGGAGCAGGCGGAAAAGATCTCTGCTTCTCTGGTCGAAGCTGAGCCTACGAGCTCTCCGATACAGCCCCAGGCGACCAGTCGTTCAGATCCCTCTGTGCAAGAAGGGGCGCAATCTATTCAGGTAGCCAAGCGTAAGGAACAGATTAATACAAGGGGACCGATTGAAGGAGAGCAGTATAGAAGCGCTCGTAGCGTGGAGCGAGAAAGGACACAAAATATAGGGGAGCCGCCTCTAAGGGGCAGTGATAGCTCACGTAGGACACCCTTTGAACGTGACTCCAATGGTAAGCTCTACAGGGCAACAGCACGAGTTAACGTGCTATCTGCACCAAGCTATAGGGGGCGTGTTCTCGGGCGACTTGAGCCAGGTGATAGGCTGCTGGTGGAGGGCAGGTTAGGTAGTTGGATGAGGCTCCGCTCTCGGCAGGGGCGCGAGGGCTACGTACTAGCGCAAAA
The Pseudomonadota bacterium genome window above contains:
- a CDS encoding SH3 domain-containing protein, whose protein sequence is MTNQPNDKNGQLDLGLSELLTDHGREPSVTTSPISQDVKEQVPTAVPNSPYKELADQRKWGELVASLEPALSNGATPEAQLWWVRAHLGALSMPASLLIAPFEALLRELKGSELSLELGSILKETGLLMLQRIQQVGDSAQIAALRRALIENGLLEATSKHNHRISWQVLPEQNGDRAAVSDLSNQVASQVSSQSSPLAIKRAPRINKRTAISVGVVAVLLLLILLLLILAPHFLYLTASTEAAYESFVHEPGIAEQVIPAPEGRNHLGSLSALFYSIKEQEEQAEKISASLVEAEPTSSPIQPQATSRSDPSVQEGAQSIQVAKRKEQINTRGPIEGEQYRSARSVERERTQNIGEPPLRGSDSSRRTPFERDSNGKLYRATARVNVLSAPSYRGRVLGRLEPGDRLLVEGRLGSWMRLRSRQGREGYVLAQNVEEIQEVIRERAPLK